The genomic DNA GTGCGTTGTCGAGCACGACCAGTACGCGCCGCCCGGTAAGCAGGGTGCGCAACAGGGCTGCCCGCGATTCCAGGTCCTCCGGGATCGCGTTGGGCCCCACACCGAGCGCCAGCAGGACGGCGTGCAACGCCGCGGCCGGGTCACGCGGGGCGCCGGCGCCGAAGCCGTTGAGGTTGGCGTAGAGCTGGCCATCGGGAAAGCGGTCGGCGATCCGGTGGGCCCAGTGGACCGCCAGCGTCGTCTTGCCGACTCCGGCGGTGCCGGTGATCGTGAGGACGCGCGCCGGCGCGACGCCCGCGGGGGGAAGGGCAAGAGCATCGAGCGCAGCGGTCTCGGCTGCCCTCCCGACGAAGTCCCGGATCGTGCCGGGCAGTTGGCGAGGGACGGGGCGTGGATGGGCGGGCACGGCCAGCGAGCTTGTCTCGCCTGCGTAGGCACTCGCCACAGCGACGCCGCCGTCCGGCGCGACCGCGCCCGTCGCAGGGCGCGGTCTGCGCAGGCGCTGGGCGATCTCGGCATCGTCGCGTAGCGTGGCGAGCTGCCCCGTCTCCGGACCGGCGGTGCCGAGCAGTGTGAGCAGGCGATCGAGCGTCTGGCTGCTGGGAAGGGTCGTGCCGTTCAGGTACGCGTACAGGCTCGCGCGTGAGATCCGCAGCCTCTTCGCCAGCTCACCGCGGTCGAAACTGCGGCCGTGGTGCTTCTCGGCGTCCAGGACAGCGTGGGAGAGGCCAGAGGCGAACCGCGCGCGGGCGTCGGACGCCTCCGGCTGTGCGGACCTGGCGGCCCCCTCGCTCACCGATCTTCCCCCAAAGGCCGTAGCGCTCAAGGACCGCCGTTGATCGTATTGCACTCGGCTCAGGCCCGACGCCGGGCTGGCCGAACACCGAACGTTGCTGCCGCAGGAAGGCCGGGTCACCGTGGTCGTGAACGGACGACCTATGCCCGCCGAAGCCGAGACGGCTGTCATTCCCACGGTGCCGTCGCCGCTACTTCATGGCACCGCCGTCTCCGGCATGCGAAGCTCGCTCCAGCGTGAACACGGGTCGAGCTGAAAGGCGCCGATGTCAGCAGCCTTACTCAACATCGTGATCGGACTCGTCACCAGCCTCCTCAGCGGTGGTGCGGTCTGGGCCTGGCAGCGTGTGAAGAACGTACGGGTCCTCCGCGCGAAGGCGGCCTTCTTTGGTTTCGAGACCCGCGATACATGCCTTGTCATCCTGAACAGGAAGTGGGACGCGCCCGGGAGCACCAGCCATCATGACGTCCATGCCATGATAGAGGCAGTGATCATCGCCAAGGAGGCCGGGTGTATGACCTCTGTGCTGTCCGCCGAGGAATTTCACGGCAGTAACGGGGATCGGGCCGAGTTCTGTATAGGTGGTCCGGAGTCGAACGCTCGCACTGGCGGTCACCTGGCATCGCAGCTGCCGGGCGTGACGGTCCTCCCGCATCACGCGACCAGGCCCGATACCGCCGCCTTTGTTGTTGACGAACAGCAGTTCCTCCTCGCCCGCGGTCGCGAGGAACACGCGATTGTCGCCAAGTTCACGCCACCCGGAGCGAGTCGGCCGGTTATTCTGATCTGCGGCCAGACGGCGCTCGCGAACCGTGCCGCGATCTCTTATCTCAACCGAGAGCACCGCGAGCTGGCAAAGACCGTCGAGTCTCAGAACCGGTTCTGCATAGTCATCAAAGCAGCGTCGACAGAGACATACGGTCACCAGGCGGCAAGCCTTGAACGTGATGTCTCGGCAGCCGCGTTCAGCGCGTCGTGATTCCGGGTCGCCATGGTTCACCGCTCGCCGGCACGCTCAGTCGTCGGTGGCCGTGGAAGCGGCCGGGCCCAGCGTGCTGAGCAGCTGCTCGACGGCGAGGCCCCAGCTACGACGCTGCCGCATGAGGTCGCGCACGGCAGCCGCTCGCGCGAACGCGGCGGGTCGGTTTCGTAGTACCTCGTGCACGGCTAGTCCCCACCGAGCCACATCGTGCTCGTCGTTGGTCACCGGCACGACCATGCGGTCGGCGTCCAGTTCGGAGAGCACCTCGTGCAACAGCGTCCCGAGACCGCTGCGATCACTGATGAGCACCGGTGTGCCCGCCGCGATCGCCTCGAGTCCCACGAGACCGAATCCCTCAACCCTGGATGGCATGAGAACCAGGCTGGCCCGTCGCAGGTCTCGCTGCAGCCGGATCGACTCCGTCGAATAGTTGCGCACGGTCACCGTCAGGCCCGGTCGGCCGGACCATTCCAGGATGCGATCACGGACATCCTGCGCCTGGCCGGGGGGTGCGCCACGCAGCAACAGGTCCGCCGGAGGATCGCTGCGACCGCGGAGCCCGACGGCATACCCGACCGCCCGGGCCGCGATGTCGAGACCCTTGATGCTGGCGTCCTCGAGCCGGCCCAGGAGCAGGATCTGCGGGTTACCGGGCGGTGGTGTCCGCGAGCGCCGGTCGAATCTGCCTGAGCCGCCACCTGAACCGTTGCCGGACCGGCTTTCGTCATCGTGCTCAGGACGACCGTCGGGGTAGTCGAACCCCGGGTCGAAGCGCACCGGTTCAGGCGTGTCGTCGAACACCGACAACTCGCGGCGCATCCACTGGTGCAGGTTCGGGCCGACGGCGACGACCCGCGTGGCGTCCTCGCCGAGCGCCAGTTCGGTCGCCGTACGGTTCTCCGCGAGCGCTCCTGCATCCGCGCCACGGTCGCGCCGCCACCATTCGATCTCGTCAGGCGACATGTGGACGAAGTGCAACCTACGTGCGGCTGGGAAATGGTCCTCGGTGACCGCCTTCGCATGCGCGCCGGTGATGCGGCTGTGCCCGATCACGACGTCGGGGACGACTCCGGTCGGCAGCGGCGGTCGCCGCATCAGGACGTCGCGTTCCGCCGTGCCGGGTGCCATCAGCGCGGTCAGCAGCTCGACCCCCATCTCGGCGGCATCGTCGCGGTCGAACTGGTCCGCGGCCGGCACCACGCAGTACACACTTACGCCGGCCTTCGCCAGCGCGACGCACAGGTACCGGTTCAGCGCGCTGAGGCCACCGCGCCGCGGCAGCCATTCGTCAGCGAGCACGAGCACCCGCAGCGGCCCGGGAACCCGGCTGGCGCTCACGCCTGCGCCTGGGCGGACGCCGGACTCGGTCCGCCGCTCCGGGGCCGACGGCTTCGGCAACCCCCTCGACCCGTCGAGGGTGGCCGGCGGAAGCGAGTCCGCCATCGCAATGGTTTCCCGAGCCTGCCGCAGCGTCGTGGTCGAGTAGAACAGGTCGTCGTCGAGTTGCTGGACGAACCAGCCGGCGAGGTTGTGGTCGTCGGCGAACAGCCCGACCGCCGGTTGCCCCACCGAGGAGGGCCCCGCCGGAACGTAGTTGGCCATGTTGGCGGCCGCGATGTCCACCGACCGGCGAAGCTTTCTCAGCTGCGTCACGCCGGAGTCGAGCCGATAGGTCTCGAGCCGGAGGGTCGCCAGCAGCACCTCGTCGGATGACGTCGGCTGGCCGGCCAGCCGGTCACCGGCCGAGGCGCCGAACCGGTCGTCGATGAGTCGGGCCACCGGCTCGACCGCTCGCTCGACGTCGTCTCGCAGACCGCGCAGTGGCTGACCGCCGGACCAGACCCGCAGATGGTAACGGAGCTTCGAAGCGTGCATCAGGTACCGGGCGAACGGCGTGACGGCCATGTCGCCACCGCGGTTCCAGGTCCACGAGCTGAGTTCGGCGTCGCGGTCGTGGCCCGCCACCACCACTGCGCGCCGCGTGGACCGGGTGTCATCCTCGCTGCTGGCCTCCCACACGGCGAATCCGTTCGAGGTGGCCACACCCGACGAGTCGAAGGACGGTCGTACGGCCGGCTCGGGTAGCAACAGCCGGCACGACGCCGCCAGTTCGCGGCTCGGTCTCTGCTGGGCCGTAGTCGGTCCGAGGTCCGGGGGCTCGGGACGGGCCAGCCGAGCCTGGTACACCTCCGCGATCCCCAGGAGTGTGTCGGGCACCGGCTGGCA from Parafrankia irregularis includes the following:
- a CDS encoding CATRA conflict system CASPASE/TPR repeat-associated protein, with amino-acid sequence MHVFGPTRGPHSAAVYDYLTRIWRACADELGMRHPIEALGVPRLPPPRHELDVTEVRAPVAAQRRVGDGVFQSLLRREHDVLCLSVMLAPPPTDPTGSWADLSGRWARVCQPVPDTLLGIAEVYQARLARPEPPDLGPTTAQQRPSRELAASCRLLLPEPAVRPSFDSSGVATSNGFAVWEASSEDDTRSTRRAVVVAGHDRDAELSSWTWNRGGDMAVTPFARYLMHASKLRYHLRVWSGGQPLRGLRDDVERAVEPVARLIDDRFGASAGDRLAGQPTSSDEVLLATLRLETYRLDSGVTQLRKLRRSVDIAAANMANYVPAGPSSVGQPAVGLFADDHNLAGWFVQQLDDDLFYSTTTLRQARETIAMADSLPPATLDGSRGLPKPSAPERRTESGVRPGAGVSASRVPGPLRVLVLADEWLPRRGGLSALNRYLCVALAKAGVSVYCVVPAADQFDRDDAAEMGVELLTALMAPGTAERDVLMRRPPLPTGVVPDVVIGHSRITGAHAKAVTEDHFPAARRLHFVHMSPDEIEWWRRDRGADAGALAENRTATELALGEDATRVVAVGPNLHQWMRRELSVFDDTPEPVRFDPGFDYPDGRPEHDDESRSGNGSGGGSGRFDRRSRTPPPGNPQILLLGRLEDASIKGLDIAARAVGYAVGLRGRSDPPADLLLRGAPPGQAQDVRDRILEWSGRPGLTVTVRNYSTESIRLQRDLRRASLVLMPSRVEGFGLVGLEAIAAGTPVLISDRSGLGTLLHEVLSELDADRMVVPVTNDEHDVARWGLAVHEVLRNRPAAFARAAAVRDLMRQRRSWGLAVEQLLSTLGPAASTATDD